One region of Populus trichocarpa isolate Nisqually-1 chromosome 4, P.trichocarpa_v4.1, whole genome shotgun sequence genomic DNA includes:
- the LOC7463065 gene encoding putative methylesterase 11, chloroplastic, with protein MGNLCTCFSPKTPVKTKKPTKRLQGNSQTAPNSSNRWTRVRSTRKDTHDALIHEQALAAAILFRQHQQQNGSDSGSFPFDRSISLRYPNGSGSKKTQLPRSSSSRARSLTDPLLQPHQLVNRDIKLDDLDTNHFVLVHGGGFGAWCWYKTIALLEEGGFKVTAIDLAGSGIHSFDTNGVTSLSQYVKPLTDFLDKLADGEKTILVGHDFGGACISYAMELFPHKVSKAIYVAAAMLTNGQSTLDMFSQKAVSSDLMQQAQIFVYANGNNHPPTAINLDKSLLRDLLFNQSPGKDVALASVSMRPIPFAPVLEKLTLSDFKYGTVRRFYIETSEDNAIPITLQESMINSSPPEKVFRLKGADHSPFFSKPQALHKLLVEILKIPST; from the exons ATGGGCAACCTATGCACTTGTTTCTCACccaaaactcctgtaaaaaccAAGAAACCCACCAAACGTTTACAGGGTAACTCGCAAACAGCACCCAATTCAAGCAACAGGTGGACCCGGGTCCGATCAACTCGAAAAGACACCCATGATGCATTGATTCACGAACAGGCTTTAGCTGCAGCAATTCTGTTTCGGCAGCACCAGCAACAAAACGGTTCCGATTCCGGGTCATTTCCTTTTGATCGCTCCATTTCGTTAAGATACCCAAATGGTTCGGGGTCAAAAAAGACTCAGTTGCCTCGGAGCTCTAGTTCTAGAGCCCGGTCACTTACTGACCCATTATTGCAGCCTCATCAGCTTGTTAACCGG GATATTAAGCTTGATGATCTTGATACCAACCACTTTGTTCTTGTCCATGGAGGCGGCTTTGGTGCCTGGTGCTGGTACAAAACTATAGCACTTCTGGAAGAGGGTGGTTTCAAAGTTACTGCCATAGACTTAGCTGGCTCTGGGATTCATTCTTTTGATACAAATGGCGTCACCAGCCTTTCTCAATATGTGAAGCCACTTACTGATTTTCTTGACAAACTTGCTGATGGGGAGAAG ACAATATTGGTGGGGCATGACTTTGGGGGTGCTTGTATATCATATGCAATGGAGTTGTTTCCTCATAAAGTTTCAAAGGCCATTTATGTTGCTGCAGCAATGTTGACTAATGGACAAAGTACTCTTGATATGTTCTCCCAGAAG GCTGTTTCAAGTGATTTAATGCAACAGGCACAAATATTTGTGTATGCAAATGGGAATAATCATCCTCCAACTGCTATTAATCTGGACAAGTCACTATTGAGAGATTTGTTGTTCAATCAAAGTCCTGGCAAG GATGTGGCGTTGGCATCTGTTTCAATGAGGCCAATTCCCTTTGCGCCGGTTTTGGAGAAGCTTACTCTTTCTGACTTCAAGTATGGAACTGTGAGGAGGTTTTATATAGAAACTTCCGAAGATAATGCCATACCTATTACATTACAAGAAAGCATGATAAACTCTAGCCCCCCAGAAAAAGTATTTCGTTTAAAAGGTGCTGATCACTCACCCTTTTTCTCAAAGCCTCAAGCCCTACACAAGTTATTGGTAGAGATATTGAAGATCCCTTCaacttga